The proteins below are encoded in one region of Juglans microcarpa x Juglans regia isolate MS1-56 chromosome 4D, Jm3101_v1.0, whole genome shotgun sequence:
- the LOC121260454 gene encoding uncharacterized protein LOC121260454, translated as MEMNPADTIVGVENDTKDQDPIPDQNCIKKAPDCAGQKKKRGAVQLLKAASFLLRRPKKTKSFPTSSHDHRNQVQEARSSMSSSPMAPEQSDQDVRSPVSRSGYSSSSCSEVSASRYASAVNLQELDRIEDNDDGDDEAYADCGGDEMIDSKADEFIAQFYEQIRLQRMNSVDRRYHDMNQRSIG; from the coding sequence ATGGAAATGAATCCTGCAGACACCATCGTCGGCGTCGAGAATGATACTAAAGATCAGGATCCTATCCCTGATCAGAACTGCATCAAGAAGGCTCCCGATTGTGCGGGTCAGAAAAAGAAGCGCGGTGCAGTGCAGCTTCTTAAAGCAGCATCGTTTTTACTGCGCAGGCCTAAGAAGACGAAATCCTTTCCCACCAGCTCCCATGATCACAGAAACCAGGTCCAGGAGGCCCGGTCATCCATGTCATCGTCCCCAATGGCGCCCGAACAATCAGATCAGGATGTCCGGTCCCCTGTATCTCGTTCTGGCTACAGCTCATCTTCGTGTTCTGAAGTCAGTGCGAGCCGGTACGCGTCCGCGGTTAACCTCCAGGAGCTCGATCGGATCGAGGATAATGACGATGGTGATGATGAGGCTTACGCCGACTGTGGCGGGGACGAGATGATCGACTCGAAGGCCGACGAGTTCATTGCTCAGTTCTACGAACAGATAAGGCTCCAACGCATGAACTCGGTTGATCGTCGTTACCATGATATGAATCAGAGGTCAATTGGTTAA
- the LOC121260228 gene encoding uncharacterized protein LOC121260228, producing the protein MDSFGSDYLYVGGDRRLEVVSGKGFGSNQVYATRPGSSDLPPVPRRVTRPSQPASKPWGFNDPERKRKKRIAMYKVYTVEGKVKASLRKGLRWVKNKCSQIVHGDGY; encoded by the coding sequence ATGGATAGTTTCGGGTCGGATTATCTGTACGTTGGAGGTGACCGGAGGCTCGAGGTGGTGAGTGGAAAGGGGTTCGGTTCCAACCAGGTCTACGCGACTCGGCCTGGCTCGTCGGATCTGCCACCAGTTCCGCGCAGAGTGACTCGACCCAGTCAGCCAGCGTCGAAGCCGTGGGGCTTCAACGACCCcgaaaggaagaggaagaagaggatcGCCATGTATAAGGTTTATACGGTCGAAGGGAAGGTCAAGGCTTCGTTGAGGAAAGGGCTACGTTGGGTCAAGAACAAGTGCTCTCAGATCGTCCATGGAGATGGATACTAA
- the LOC121260457 gene encoding uncharacterized protein LOC121260457, protein MPKKKSDIARRAWNILRLALLWARKGGVFKRRLMIELRLLPKYIRSIGQSARHDQIHYGERELSFDKTPIFHVKMHRPASMRFHLPNIPCITPQVDFDYDFDGDIDDDVNGYDGGRKSFLNGGDEEEEEEIVQEDGCGGCEEMVTCEEDGIDLRAEEFIAKFYAQMKLQRQISYLQYNETQNRETG, encoded by the coding sequence ATGCCCAAGAAGAAAAGTGATATTGCTCGCAGAGCATGGAACATCTTGCGTTTGGCATTGTTATGGGCACGAAAGGGCGGTGTGTTCAAACGCCGTCTCATGATAGAACTGCGCCTTCTGCCCAAATATATTCGGAGCATTGGTCAGAGTGCTCGCCACGATCAAATACATTATGGAGAGCGCGAGCTCTCCTTCGACAAGACCCCCATTTTCCATGTCAAAATGCACCGCCCGGCCTCCATGCGGTTCCACTTGCCTAACATTCCGTGCATTACCCCACAAgttgattttgattatgatttCGATGgtgatattgatgatgatgttAATGGCTATGATGGTGGGAGGAAGAGTTTCCTAAATGgtggagatgaagaagaagaagaagaaatagttCAAGAAGATGGCTGTGGGGGTTGTGAAGAAATGGTTACTTGCGAGGAAGATGGGATTGATTTGAGAGCTGAAGAGTTCATTGCTAAATTCTATGCGCAAATGAAACTGCAGAGACAGATTTCATATTTGCAGTACAATGAGACGCAAAATAGAGAAACAGGATAA
- the LOC121260453 gene encoding zinc finger protein 6-like: protein MAAESSSTPAGKLKSTNTMSDENPTSTLKLFGFPLTQHQELGVRREHFGDLKHTKFMCQFCRRAFANSQALGGHQNAHKRERQRARRSQFQSGQSIAAAAPILSSHAVRSSTVPSIYPRRLVRNPAAAASFDSGLQQAHPNFYLSRQPLNISSFPSRFFVTTPVQICANAQSFAELSGKLPEGEVDVDLHLKLSSSGN, encoded by the coding sequence ATGGCAGCTGAAAGCTCGAGTACTCCAGCAGGCAAATTGAAATCCACAAATACTATGTCCGATGAAAACCCCACTTCGACACTGAAACTATTCGGTTTTCCATTAACGCAACACCAAGAACTAGGAGTCAGGAGAGAACATTTCGGAGATCTAAAACACACCAAATTCATGTGTCAATTTTGTCGGCGAGCTTTTGCTAACTCCCAAGCATTAGGTGGCCACCAAAATGCACACAAGCGAGAGCGTCAAAGAGCGAGGCGTTCCCAATTTCAGAGTGGACAGTCTATAGCAGCTGCTGCACCAATTCTAAGCTCGCACGCCGTGAGATCATCAACAGTACCGTCGATTTATCCAAGAAGACTAGTTCGCAATCCTGCTGCTGCAGCTAGCTTCGACTCAGGGTTACAGCAGGCACATCCAAATTTTTATCTATCACGGCAGCCTTTGAATATTTCATCATTTCCTTCTCGCTTCTTCGTGACAACCCCTGTGCAGATTTGTGCTAATGCGCAGTCGTTTGCTGAACTCTCAGGTAAGTTGCCAGAAGGGGAGGTAGATGTTGATCTTCATCTAAAGTTGTCTTCTTCTGGAAATTAA